The genomic DNA TATACTCACTATTGAACTCGTAGCGGTGGCGGTGGCGCTCCGCAATGTTTGAGGTATGGTAAATTTCTGCTAATTTAGACCCTTTTTTGAGACTACACTTCCACGCGCCCAACCTCATTGTTCCGCCTTTTTCTACCACATTTTTTTGTTCTTCCATTAGGGAAATTACAGGGTAAGGCGTGTTGATATCAAACTCCATAGAGTTGGCTTTTTCATACCCTAATACATTTCTTGCAAATTCTATGGTCATAATCTGCATTCCCAAACAAATGCCTAACACAGGAATGCCCTGTTCACGCGCATATTGGGCGGCTACAATTTTGCCTTCTATACCTCTATCTCCAAAACCTGGGGCTATCAGAATGCCATCTACGCCTTTTAAAACTTCGGCGGCATTTTCATTTTCTAAATCGCCACTATACACCCAGCGGATATTGACTTCGGCTTCTAAATCGGCGCCAGCGTGGATAAATGCCTCTACAATAGACTTATACGAGTCTTGGAGGGATACATATTTCCCCACAAGAGCTATCTGCACCGAGCGCTTAGGGTTTTTATATTTTTTAAGGAAGTTTTTCCAATTGTCTAAATCTGCGGCGGCAGTTTCTTTAAGGTCTAAAGCCTTCATCACCACCTCATCAAAGTGTTGTTTTTGGAGCTCTATCGGTACTTGATAAATGGTATCGGCATCCATACACTCAATCACATTATCGCTCGGCACATTACAGAACTGGGCTAATTTGGCGCGAACATCTTTCGGGATTTTGTGTTCTGAACGGCACACCAAAACATCGGCTTGGATACCGCTTTCCATCAGCTGTCTTACCGAATGCTGAGAAGGCTTGGTTTTCAACTCGCCACTGGCTGCCAAATACGGCAACAGCGTGAGGTGGATCACCATAGAGTTATGCTCGCCGAGTTCCCATTTGAGCTGGCGCACAGATTCTATATAAGGCAGAGATTCTATGTCGCCCACGGTACCACCAATTTCGGTGATGATAATATCGTAATCCTTCTGTCCTAAGATTTTAATTCTCCGCTTGATTTCGTTGGTGATGTGCGGAATGACTTGCACAGTTTTCCCTAAAAAATCGCCACGGCGCTCCTTCTCAATCACCGTTTGGTAAATGCGACCTGTGGTAACATTGTTATTCTGAGAGGTTGGCGCGTCTAAAAATCGCTCATAATGCCCGAGGTCCAAATCCGTTTCGGCGCCGTCTTCCGTTACATAGCATTCGCCGTGCTCATAAGGGTTGAGCGTGCCGGGGTCTATGTTGATGTAAGGATCTAACTTCTGAATTGTAACATTGAAGCCTCTTGATTTTAGTAATAAACCGAGTGATGCTGAGATAATCCCTTTACCCAAAGAAGAGGTAACACCACCGGTAACAAAGATATATTTGGTATTCTTTTTACTCATTAGTTTAGGTTTGTGCAAAGTTAAAACAAATGAACGAAGTAACCAATTTTTAGTTTCATTTATTGTGCTACGCCCCACCTTTTGACACAACAAAGCCACCGCTCAAAATGCAAAACAGTGGCTTTAATGTCTTTATAAAGTAAAAATTTAATCTAACTGATAAACTACGCGCACGCTGGCTTCAAATTTAATTTTCTTAAACTCCGTGTCTATCGGTTCTGGTGGTGCAGGCGAGGCTTGGGTGTATTCTTTTCGCATCATCATATTGGCTGCCACAGGCGTATAGTAAACACTTTCATCTACCATATGGATGGCTTTTCCTAACTTTTGACCCAATGGTTTTACCATATTTTCTGCTATTTTGTGAGATTTCGCCACTGCCATCGCTTTGAGGGTCATCAGCAATTCTTCAGCTTTGGAATATTCCACTTTAGAAATGTACACATTAGAAATCCCCTGTTGCTCCAAGCCCATCAGCACTTTTCCAGCCGTTACGGCATCTCTCACCAATAGGTTATAGCGTTTTTGCTTCACCACATTTTGACCTCTTAAAAAATAGCTTTGATAATTGCTCCCCAAAGATTGCAGTGATAGATCCTTCTTCACCTCTATGCCTAAAGATTTTAGCACCTTCTCTAAACGCTGCTCCTGCTCTTCCACAGAAATCCGATTTTTGCTATCCGCTTCGTTGAGTAGAATATTGAGGTAAATACGGTCTGGGATGACCATAGAATCTGCTTTTGCCGAGGTTTCTAAATACGGCTGATCTATAAAATTTTTCTGTGCCAGCATCCATTGTCCCACCAAAAGAATGCCTAATAAAACCAATTTTCTCATCATTTCTTAATTTTTAATATTGATATTTAAATCATCACCAAATAATGTGCCGTAGATCAAAAGTACTTTTATCCAAAGGAAATCTGCACTGATTATATCTCATTATTAATCAGAACTTTATATTTATTTATTAGAAAATTATTGCTTACCAATATTTATTTTTGTAATTTTGGAGTTCAATTATTTTTAGCAATGGCAAAAACAGATAAAAAGGAAATCAACCCGATTGAAGATAAAAAAAAGGCGTTAGCCGCCGTATTAGAGAAATTAGACAAAGCTTATGGTAAAGGCACCGTGATGAAATTAGGCGACGGTATTGTGGATAACAATATTGAAGTGATTTCATCTGGCTCGTTAGGTTTAGACTTGGCATTGGGCGTTGGTGGCTACCCTAAGGGGAGAATTGTAGAAATCTACGGTCCTGAATCTTCAGGAAAAACCACCCTCACGCTACACGCCATCGCCGAGGCTCAAAAGTCAGGTGGTGTAGCCGCTTTTATTGATGCTGAGCACGCTTTTGATATGAGCTATGCCGAAAGATTGGGCATCAACTTACAAGAATTGATCATCTCTCAGCCTGATAATGGCGAGCAAGCGCTGGAAATCGCCGATAACCTCATTCGCTCTGGCGGTGTAGATATCGTGGTGATAGACTCCGTGGCGGCATTGACCCCAAAAGCTGAAATTGATGGCGATATGGGAGATTCTAAAATGGGACTCCACGCCAGATTGATGTCGCAAGCGCTGAGAAAGCTGACCAGCTCTATTTCTAAAACCAAATGTACGGTGATTTTCATCAACCAATTGAGGGATAAAATTGGCGTAATGTTCGGAAGTCCTGAAACGACCACAGGCGGAAATGCTCTAAAATTCTATGCTTCGGTGAGAATTGACATCCGCAGACAGTTGAGCGACACTGGAAAAATCAAGGACAAAGCAGGTAATGTTATCGGTAACCGCACCCGTGTGAAAGTGGTTAAAAATAAAGTAGCACCGCCATTCAAAAGTGCCGAATTTGATGTGATGTATGGCGAAGGGGTTTCTAAAACGGGTGAGATTTTAGATGTTGCCACAGAATTAGGTATCATCAGCAAAAGTGGATCTTGGTTCAGCTACGGCGATACCCGCTTAGGACAAGGACGAGACACGATAAAAGAGCTCATCAAAGACAATCCAGAACTCGCCGAAGAGCTGGAACAAAAAATTAGAGAACAACTACAAGCTAAAAAATAAGTTCAAAAACCTCCTAAAATAGGAGGTTTTTTGGTTTTTGCAACAAGCGTTTGAGAATTGTTTGGGAAAATTGGGCAGAAGAGAGCGGTTTTAAATCCTTTCACTGGAAAGAGAAAAGCACGCCCGCTTCTCTACCTTATAATTATGTCCAAAAATTGATGAAAAAATAAAATTTTATTTTTTCTATAAGCAAAAAATCTTTAACCAAGAGCGGCTACTTCCTCAGCCGCTCTTTTATTTTTTGGATGTTGGCTTTGGCGGTGTCTTCTAAAACGAGGCTGGCACTCATTTCTATGCGTTGAGGCATCAGAGCATCAAAGTGCGAAGTTCCCTGCCACGCCATCTCTTTTAGGTAAGCCAGCGCTTGAGCACTACGCCCCGAAAGCTGAGCCAAAAAGCCTTCTATATGGGTATCCATCTCCTCTATAGAATCGCTGAGGTGGTGATAAACATTGTAGCGCTCTGCCCATTCTGCCGTTCTAAACTCCGCATCTATTGCCATTGCCATCAGTTGTGAAGCCCCAATTTTACGCTCCACATAAGGACCAATCACAAAGGGACCAATCCCCAAATTGATTTCCGTTAAAGCCATAGCTGCCGCCTTAGTCGCAAAACAATAGTCCGCTGCACAAGCGATGCCCACACCGCCACCTGTTACCTTGCCTTGCACCCTTACCACCACGATCTTTCCGCAAGTTCTCATCGCGTGGAGAACCTTAGCAAAACCGCCAAAAAACCGCTTAGAAGTTTCAAGATCTTCAATGGCTAAAAGCTCATCAAAGCTGGCACCTGCACAAAAAGCTCGCTCACCCACGGACTTGATTAGTAAAGCTTTCACCTCTGTTTTAGCGGCTTCTTGCTGTATGGTGGTCGCCAATCGCTCCAAAATATCCCCTGGCAAGGCGTTACTTTTTGGCGTCCCGAAGGTAATTTCGGCTATAGAATTTTTAATCTCTGCGCTTACAAATGCTTCCATTTTATACTTGATTATTTATGAGCCACTAAGATAATATTTTTTTGCGAATAGAAACTGCCATTGCCAGACCATAAAGCAAAAAATAAGAATTTTATTTTGTAACTTGCACCTGTTTAATCTCAATTTTAATTCTAAAGTGGCTAAAATAAAAACCGTTTATTACTGCCAAAACTGTGGCACTCAATATTCTAAATGGCACGGACAATGCCAAAACTGCGGCGAGTGGAATACGCTGGTGGAAGAAATAGCCACCCCCGCATCTTCTTCTAAAAACTACGCTGGCGACTTCGGCAGACCCCACATCATCAATATTATAGAGGTAGAAACCCACACAGAAGAGCGCATAAAAACCCCAAGCGAGGAGCTCAACCGCGTGCTGGGTGGCGGCATCGTCTTAGGCTCTGTTACGCTCATCGGTGGAGAGCCCGGCATCGGAAAATCTACACTATTGCTGCAACTCGCCCTGAAGATGAAGAAGAAAATCCTCTATGTTTCTGGCGAAGAGAGCGCCTCTCAGATTAAAATGCGAGCCAACCGACTGACCGAAAAACAGAACCCCAATTGTTTTCTCTACACCGAAACTTCCATTGAAAAAATCCTCCACGAAGCGCAGAAACTATCGCCAGATTTCGTGATTGTGGACTCCATACAAACCCTGCATTCTCAAACGATGGAGAGCTCCCCAGGAACCGTCTCGCAGATTAGAGAATGCGCCTCGGAGCTCATCAAATACGCCAAAGCCAGCAATATTCCGATATTTTTGGTAGGGCATATTACCAAAGATGGGCAGATTGCAGGCCCCAAGGTGCTGGAGCATATGGTAGATGTAGTGCTTAACTTTGATGGCGATAGGAACCACCTGTTCCGATTGCTTAGAGCCAACAAAAACCGCTTCGGTTCTACGGCAGAAATTGGCATCTACGAGATGATTTCCGCTGGGCTCAAGGAGATTAAAAACCCCTCCGAAGTGCTGATTACCAAAAAGCTGGAGGACTTCTCTGGCAATGCCGTTGCCGTGACTTTGGAGGGCAACCGCCCGATGCTTTTGGAGATGCAAGCCTTGGTGAGCACCGCCGTTTATGGCACACCGCAGCGCAGTTCTACGGGGTTTGATGCCAAACGGCTGAATATGCTTTTGGCAGTTTTAGAGAAGCGCTCAGGCTTCCAGTTGGGCTCCAAAGATGTCTTTCTGAACATCACAGGCGGCATCAAAACGGATGATCCAGCCTTGGACTTAGCTGTGGTCGCCGCCATTCTCTCCTCTAACGAGGATATTGCCATCCCAGAGCGGTTTTGCTTCGCTGGGGAAATCGGTTTGAGCGGTGAGATTCGCCCTGTGCCCCAGATTGAGAAGCGTATTTCCGAAGCGGAGAAGCTTGGCTACGATAAGATTTTCATTTCTAAACAAAATAAAATCCCCAGACGCAAAATTAACATAGAGATTGTAGAAGTGTCTAAAATAGAAGACTTCCACGAGATGCTTTTTTGACATCCGTTGCTCAATATCCGCTATTGGTCATCTATCATCGGTGAGGTTATCATAATTAACCCCTCCGATTTTTTATTGATTGCTGCTTAGGTATTGATTGACCTTATACAGAAATCAATTATCTGCACTTAGAATTTAATCAACCTCACATAGAAATCAATCAATCGCAGACAGAAACTAATAAACCGCACGCAGAAATCAATAAACCGCACGCAGAAATGAACCAACCGCAGACAGAAATGAATAAACCGCACATAGAAATCAATAAACCGCAGATAGAAATGAGTAAACCGCACGCAGAAATCAATAAACCGCAGATAGAAATCAATAAACCGCAGATAGAAATGGATTACCTTTGCGGTTTATCCATTTCTATAAACAATTCTATTATATATTAGCAAAAACAATCAATTTATTTAAAATAAAAACTCATTTATATAATCAAAATATAAAAATCAATAAGCCATTAACTTAAATAGTATAGCGAAAAATAGACAACAGAATGAAGAAATCTATATTATATATAAAGAAAAACCTCAACTTAATGAATAAATAGACTATCTATATCAAAAATGCTGATACCCATTAGCATATTATCATCATATATTAGAAGTTTATTTAAATAGTATAGTGAAAAATAGGTAACAGAATGAAGAAATCTATCTTATATATAAAGAAAAGTCTTAACTTGATGAATAAATAGATTATCTATATCAAAAATGCTGATACCTATTAGCGTATCAGCATTATATATTAGCGGTTCCCTCTTCCCTATTTACCTCACCAACTCCTCAAAGAGGCGGTCAAAGGTGGCATCTAAGTCTTGGGTTTTGCCTGGGTGCGGTCGGGAGGTTTGGATGACGGCACTACGAACAGCGGTCAGCCAACGGAACCGCTCTGGAATATCCAATTGAGCAATGGTACCACCCTCGGGGCTACCCTCTGCAATTTTCTTGAAGTTGGACAGCTGGTGTGCCACCTCCTCATAGTCCATCGGGCAGCGCATCAGTCGGAATTTTTCCTCGCAAAGGTGGAACGCCACACGGATATAGCGGGCTTTCTTGCTGAACAAAACCAAGCCTACATTAAAAAACTCTTCACGCTCAACCTTCGGCACTAAGCGGATTACGGCGTATTCATATAATTTGTCCTCTTGCATTTTCGGCTTCTTTTAGAAATATTGATGAATGTTGAAGTCGGCGGGTGAGGAACTGAAAATAAACCTCTCGGATCTGTGCGGGCGTTTCCTCCACATCTTGCCACTGGAGCCATTCTTCGGGGATGAGGTTGACCAATTCTCGGAAAAAATCCTCGTTCAATACTTGATGTGCCCACGCATCTGCCGCCGCCAACTCGCTGGCTTGGGGCAAAAGGGCGTGGTCCTTCACATAGGCAAACGGCGACTGAGCTGCCTTCTCAAAATTCGCCCACGAATGGTGAAAATAAAAGGACGCCCCATTGTCTATCACCCACAATTCTTTGTGCCACATCAGCAGGTTGGTGTTTCGGAAAGTGCGGTCAATATTGGTGGTAAAGGCATCTAACCACACGATTTTTGATGCCAAAAGAGGGTCAATTTTAATGGAAGGTTCATAAGTAAGCGCCCCCGAAAGGTAGTGCAGACCGAGGTTGAGCCCCTCGCTGGCTTTCAGTAGGTCTTGGATTTCCTCATCGCCCTCGGTACGCCCAAAATCCACATCCAACAGAGCAAAAACCAACTCTGGAATTTGCAGTCCCAAAGCTTGGGCAATCTTCCCGCCGAGCAACTCGGAGATGAGCATTTTCACGCCGTGCCCTGCCCCACGGAATTTCAGCACATACTTAAAATCATCATCAGCCTCTGCCAACGCCGGCAAAGAGCCACCCTCTCTCAGTGGCGTAATATAGCGCATCACGGTAACCGTTCTCATCTCTTGCATCGCACAAAGGTAAGAAAATTTTCAGGTTCAAAATGATTCAATGATTTAAAAATTGAAAGATTGAAAAAAAAATTCTTATGCCTTTAATCAAGCCTACAAAGCAAATTTCTCATCAAATAAAATCACTTAGGTTTATAAAAAATGCACTACACTTAAAAATGATAGTATAGCGCATTTTTTGATGATAAAATCATCTTTGTTAATTTCTTAAATTCTCAAAACCAATGGTTTTATTTCAAAAATAACCTTTCCTACTGTTGAGGCTTTGCGGCTTGCATTGGATTTAATCTCCCTTGCGATGCCCCACGGCGCGCTGGCTCTCCCTTCATCTTAAAGACTTGGAATTTAGAAACCTCAGGTGCTTGACCTTCCGCTGACCAATGGTTATTGGTGGTGTCAATATCGGCGGTTTCCTCTCTTGGATCCAGCTGTATGGCTTTCAATTTTTTATCAAAATAATAAGTGAGGGACACTTTTTGCTCGTTCTTACGCCATACCTGCGCCGAGATTTTATCGTGCAACTTAGTGCCATCTTCAAAGGTAAATTCTAAGATAATCGGCATTACCATTCCGCCTTTATTGGAGAAATCAATTTGGTAGGCTTTAATATTTTCTAAATTCTTAATGTTTTTAGCACTCACCCGCTCAAAAGGTTCTTCCACACGGCTGATTTCCTTCACTTTTAATTGTTCTTTTCCACGAGAATAGCGCCAATAGAAATCCCTAAGACTGTGGTCAGCATCGGTATAAAAAGTTTTGCCTTCCTCTCGGTTGCGCTGTTGTGTGATGGTTTCAAAATCGTTAATCTGAGGCTCATCAACCTTAATATGCACCTCTTTTTTAGGAGGTTCGGCGCTAAAATCTGGCTCTGCCACAGTGACTTGATCAATACTAATATCCACAGGATCAATATCAAAAAACCAACCCCTCCAAAACCAATCTAAATCCTCGGCGCTGGCATCTTCCATCGTTCTGAAAAAGTCCGCAGGCTCAGGGTGCTTAAACGCCCATCTTTTGGCATAGGTTTTAAAGGCTTTATCAAATAAATCTCTACCCATAATGGTTTCCCTCAATATAACGAGCCCCGTAGCTGGCTTTGCATAGGCATTAGCTCCAAAATTGTTGATATTTTCGGAATTGACCATAATGGGTTCCAATTGGTCTTTCGGGAGTTTCATATAGTCTACGATATTCCGTGCAGGACCTCTTCGGGTGGGGAAATTTTTGTCCCAAAGGTTCTCCGCTAAGTATTGTAAAAAAGTGTTGAGCCCCTCATCCATCCAGCTCCATTGCCTTTCATCAGAGTTGATGATCATCGGGAAATAGTTGTGCCCCACCTCGTGGATAATCACGCCAATCATTCCGTTTTTGGTGGCTTCGGAATAGGTACCATCTTTCTCGGTACGCCCATAATTAAAGCAAATCATTGGATATTCCATACCGTTTGCAGCCTCCACCGACTGCGCCACAGGATAAGGATAAGGAATGGTAAAATCCGAATAAACCCTGATGGTATGTGCCACGGCTTTGGTAGAAAATGGGCGATACAGCGCATAGGCTTCTTTAGGATAAATGGACATACACATCACCTTTTTGCCGTTGTCTTTGATGATTTCTGCCATTCCGTCCCAAATGAATTTACGCGAAGAAGTCCAGGCAAAATCTCGGACATTATCGGCTTTAAATTGCCAAATTTTACGGTTTTTATTTTTATTTTTTTCGGCGGTTTTAGCCTCTTCTAAGGTGACAATTTCCACGGGTTCTTTGGCATTTTGGGCTTTTTGCCATCGGCTGTATTGGGCTGGTGTAAGCACTTCTTTATAATTCTGCCCCTCGCCCGTTGCCGCTACAATATGGTCTGCAGGCACATTCATTTTGACTTTAAAATCGCCAAAGGTCAGCGCAAACTCGCCTCTGCCTGTAAATTGGTGGTTTTGCCAACCTTTAAAATCGCTGTACACGCACATTCTCGGATACCACTGCGTGATGGTAAAAATATGATTGCCATCTTCTGGAAAATACTCGTAACCGCCCCTGCCGCCCATGGTAATGCGGTTGGGAATGTTGTAATTCCACTCAATGTTGAACTTAAACACCTCGCCTGTTTTTAAAGGTTTCGGCAAGTCTATTCTCATCATCGTTTTATTGACAATATAAGGTAAAGCTTTGCCATTGGCATCGGTAACTTTCTCTATATTAACACCATAGCCATTATCTTTCTCCGGTAAGTTGGTTACTTTTAAGCCTTCATCAGTGGCTATTTTAGGCAAACGAGAACTGAACTGATAGCCTGCATTTTTAACCGTAGATTGCTCATTTTCGTCCAACTGAAGCCAGAGATAATCCAACTGATCAGGCGAGTTATTGTAATAAGTAATGGTTTCGGCACCTTTTAAATTGAGCTTTTCCTCATCTAAATACGCCGAAATATCATAGTCTGCGCGTTGCTGCCAATACTGACTACCAGGGGCGCCCGAGGCGGTTCTATACACATTAGGCGTCGGTAAAATGGTGCCTAATTGCTCAAATTTATTGCCGTGGTTGCTTTTAGGGTTGTTCTGAATATTCTGTCCATAAGACAAAACACCACAAAACACGCCTATTATCCATAACTTTGCTTTCATGATATGGTTCATTTTAGTCCATCGTTTAATCTGTGTTCAAAAATAAGAATTTTTATTTACAAAAATTATTTTTATCATAAAAAAATGGCTTTTGAAGTTTTCCTCACATTAAACTGTAAGGGTTTCGTTTTTAGGCTTGCTCTAAATTATTAGGGTTGATTTCAGATGAAAAAAAATCCTTAACTTTGCTCAAAATATAATTTTATGAATAAACCGATAACAGAATTTATTGAGAAATACTATTTGCACTTTAATGCTGCGGCTTTAGTGGATGCTTCCAAAGGCTATGTAGCCCATTTAAAAGATGGTGGCAAAATGATGATTACCCTTGCTGGAGCGATGTCTACGGCAGAGCTTGGCAAAATTTTAGCCGAGATGATTCGGCAGGATAAAGTTGCTATTATCTCTTGTACTGGGGCTAATTTAGAAGAAGATTTGATGAATTTAGTGGCGCATTCTCACTACGAAAGGGTGCCGCATTATAGAGACCTTACCCCTCAAGAAGAGTGGGATTTATTGGAAAGAGGGCTCAACCGTGTAACGGACACTTGTATTCCAGAAGAAGAGGCGTTCCGAAGATTACAAAAACACATCTA from Riemerella columbina includes the following:
- the radA gene encoding DNA repair protein RadA, whose product is MAKIKTVYYCQNCGTQYSKWHGQCQNCGEWNTLVEEIATPASSSKNYAGDFGRPHIINIIEVETHTEERIKTPSEELNRVLGGGIVLGSVTLIGGEPGIGKSTLLLQLALKMKKKILYVSGEESASQIKMRANRLTEKQNPNCFLYTETSIEKILHEAQKLSPDFVIVDSIQTLHSQTMESSPGTVSQIRECASELIKYAKASNIPIFLVGHITKDGQIAGPKVLEHMVDVVLNFDGDRNHLFRLLRANKNRFGSTAEIGIYEMISAGLKEIKNPSEVLITKKLEDFSGNAVAVTLEGNRPMLLEMQALVSTAVYGTPQRSSTGFDAKRLNMLLAVLEKRSGFQLGSKDVFLNITGGIKTDDPALDLAVVAAILSSNEDIAIPERFCFAGEIGLSGEIRPVPQIEKRISEAEKLGYDKIFISKQNKIPRRKINIEIVEVSKIEDFHEMLF
- a CDS encoding M1 family metallopeptidase, with translation MKAKLWIIGVFCGVLSYGQNIQNNPKSNHGNKFEQLGTILPTPNVYRTASGAPGSQYWQQRADYDISAYLDEEKLNLKGAETITYYNNSPDQLDYLWLQLDENEQSTVKNAGYQFSSRLPKIATDEGLKVTNLPEKDNGYGVNIEKVTDANGKALPYIVNKTMMRIDLPKPLKTGEVFKFNIEWNYNIPNRITMGGRGGYEYFPEDGNHIFTITQWYPRMCVYSDFKGWQNHQFTGRGEFALTFGDFKVKMNVPADHIVAATGEGQNYKEVLTPAQYSRWQKAQNAKEPVEIVTLEEAKTAEKNKNKNRKIWQFKADNVRDFAWTSSRKFIWDGMAEIIKDNGKKVMCMSIYPKEAYALYRPFSTKAVAHTIRVYSDFTIPYPYPVAQSVEAANGMEYPMICFNYGRTEKDGTYSEATKNGMIGVIIHEVGHNYFPMIINSDERQWSWMDEGLNTFLQYLAENLWDKNFPTRRGPARNIVDYMKLPKDQLEPIMVNSENINNFGANAYAKPATGLVILRETIMGRDLFDKAFKTYAKRWAFKHPEPADFFRTMEDASAEDLDWFWRGWFFDIDPVDISIDQVTVAEPDFSAEPPKKEVHIKVDEPQINDFETITQQRNREEGKTFYTDADHSLRDFYWRYSRGKEQLKVKEISRVEEPFERVSAKNIKNLENIKAYQIDFSNKGGMVMPIILEFTFEDGTKLHDKISAQVWRKNEQKVSLTYYFDKKLKAIQLDPREETADIDTTNNHWSAEGQAPEVSKFQVFKMKGEPARRGASQGRLNPMQAAKPQQ
- a CDS encoding HipA family kinase, with amino-acid sequence MQEMRTVTVMRYITPLREGGSLPALAEADDDFKYVLKFRGAGHGVKMLISELLGGKIAQALGLQIPELVFALLDVDFGRTEGDEEIQDLLKASEGLNLGLHYLSGALTYEPSIKIDPLLASKIVWLDAFTTNIDRTFRNTNLLMWHKELWVIDNGASFYFHHSWANFEKAAQSPFAYVKDHALLPQASELAAADAWAHQVLNEDFFRELVNLIPEEWLQWQDVEETPAQIREVYFQFLTRRLQHSSIFLKEAENARGQII
- the recA gene encoding recombinase RecA, whose product is MAKTDKKEINPIEDKKKALAAVLEKLDKAYGKGTVMKLGDGIVDNNIEVISSGSLGLDLALGVGGYPKGRIVEIYGPESSGKTTLTLHAIAEAQKSGGVAAFIDAEHAFDMSYAERLGINLQELIISQPDNGEQALEIADNLIRSGGVDIVVIDSVAALTPKAEIDGDMGDSKMGLHARLMSQALRKLTSSISKTKCTVIFINQLRDKIGVMFGSPETTTGGNALKFYASVRIDIRRQLSDTGKIKDKAGNVIGNRTRVKVVKNKVAPPFKSAEFDVMYGEGVSKTGEILDVATELGIISKSGSWFSYGDTRLGQGRDTIKELIKDNPELAEELEQKIREQLQAKK
- a CDS encoding SIMPL domain-containing protein; protein product: MMRKLVLLGILLVGQWMLAQKNFIDQPYLETSAKADSMVIPDRIYLNILLNEADSKNRISVEEQEQRLEKVLKSLGIEVKKDLSLQSLGSNYQSYFLRGQNVVKQKRYNLLVRDAVTAGKVLMGLEQQGISNVYISKVEYSKAEELLMTLKAMAVAKSHKIAENMVKPLGQKLGKAIHMVDESVYYTPVAANMMMRKEYTQASPAPPEPIDTEFKKIKFEASVRVVYQLD
- a CDS encoding DUF3037 domain-containing protein; this translates as MQEDKLYEYAVIRLVPKVEREEFFNVGLVLFSKKARYIRVAFHLCEEKFRLMRCPMDYEEVAHQLSNFKKIAEGSPEGGTIAQLDIPERFRWLTAVRSAVIQTSRPHPGKTQDLDATFDRLFEELVR
- a CDS encoding enoyl-CoA hydratase/isomerase family protein, which codes for MEAFVSAEIKNSIAEITFGTPKSNALPGDILERLATTIQQEAAKTEVKALLIKSVGERAFCAGASFDELLAIEDLETSKRFFGGFAKVLHAMRTCGKIVVVRVQGKVTGGGVGIACAADYCFATKAAAMALTEINLGIGPFVIGPYVERKIGASQLMAMAIDAEFRTAEWAERYNVYHHLSDSIEEMDTHIEGFLAQLSGRSAQALAYLKEMAWQGTSHFDALMPQRIEMSASLVLEDTAKANIQKIKERLRK
- a CDS encoding CTP synthase, producing the protein MSKKNTKYIFVTGGVTSSLGKGIISASLGLLLKSRGFNVTIQKLDPYINIDPGTLNPYEHGECYVTEDGAETDLDLGHYERFLDAPTSQNNNVTTGRIYQTVIEKERRGDFLGKTVQVIPHITNEIKRRIKILGQKDYDIIITEIGGTVGDIESLPYIESVRQLKWELGEHNSMVIHLTLLPYLAASGELKTKPSQHSVRQLMESGIQADVLVCRSEHKIPKDVRAKLAQFCNVPSDNVIECMDADTIYQVPIELQKQHFDEVVMKALDLKETAAADLDNWKNFLKKYKNPKRSVQIALVGKYVSLQDSYKSIVEAFIHAGADLEAEVNIRWVYSGDLENENAAEVLKGVDGILIAPGFGDRGIEGKIVAAQYAREQGIPVLGICLGMQIMTIEFARNVLGYEKANSMEFDINTPYPVISLMEEQKNVVEKGGTMRLGAWKCSLKKGSKLAEIYHTSNIAERHRHRYEFNSEYREDYENQGLIPTGTNPDTGLVEAVELSGHPFYVGVQYHPEYKSTVATPHPLFKALVEAAMLYQEKRNS